Proteins co-encoded in one Lacerta agilis isolate rLacAgi1 chromosome 6, rLacAgi1.pri, whole genome shotgun sequence genomic window:
- the LPIN3 gene encoding phosphatidate phosphatase LPIN3 isoform X2, with product MNYVGQLAETVLGTVKELYKGLNPATLTGCIDVIVVRQPDGSLLCSPFHVRFGKLRVLHSSEKVVDIEINGEPVNLHMKLGDNGEAFFVQESEEHKESIPTSMCTSPIPLEKNAEPVSRSSSLHGNPEVLGSETALRKKRWRKKKPKKRESLGDSTSEEEEGGTESEKSLEEKRKLLTSNNTMYYSFTEAQNEGAGALQPKEAYPYSDGELAPLQSLPPNCPSAPKSDSELEMRNPEMPLCSESHMQWSWGRLPEVSKSDRVEAAKSAASVSMTAAITPAATIPVGEMTHFAAITPDSESDLGMEDSDEALCSPAAPVVRPTPVFPSGNGLPVSEETRSSIQPTGSALQTTPSLSSDMQVLATAAENEGIASVEEIIEPVVDVEVPSSRKASLTNPEPCSSPELKQEKRRGSMRRSSHLGPTDIYLEDLSNLDAEQIALYFPKRYYNWAVAAPMLLSLQAFQKDLPKSTVDRLMKEKMPKKGGRWWFSWRRRELSHEEHESTAQKSSRANSSLRRRDDGSSSDDDSISSGRGERPVPDALTQKFLPTYKKSLRLSSDQIKSLNLRDGVNEVAFSVTTQYQGTCRCEANIYLWNWDDKVVISDIDGTITRSDALGHILPHLGKDWTHQGIAKLFHKIHLNGYKFLYCSARSIGMAHITKGYLTCVNDQGCVLPKGPILLAPSSLISAFHREVIEKKPEVFKIACLTDIRNLFGRNKQPFHAAFGNRPNDVHAYKEVALPETRIFTVNPKGELTQEHIKIHKSTYDRLSEVVELLFPPIGKDVSVSLASPEFSQFSYWRSPLATVDFEDFAL from the exons ATGAACTATGTGGGGCAGCTCGCTGAAACGGTGTTAGGCACTGTGAAGGAGTTGTATAAGGGCCTGAACCCAGCCACCCTGACAGGCTGCATTGATGTCATTGTGGTGAGGCAACCAGATGGCTCCTTACTCTGTTCACCTTTCCATGTGCGCTTTGGGAAGCTACGTGTTCTGCATTCCAGTGAGAAAGTG GttgacattgaaattaatggcgaGCCAGTCAATCTGCATATGAAGCTGGGTGACAATGGAGAAGCCTTTTTTGTCCAGGAGTCAGAGGAACACAAG GAGAGCATCCCCACTTCCATGTGCACATCTCCCATCCCACTGGAGAAAAATGCAGAGCCTGTGTCCAGATCGTCCAGCTTGCATGGAAACCCTGAAGTCTTGGGCTCAGAAACAGCCCTTCGCAAGAAAAGGTGGCGCAAGAAGAAACCAAAGAAGAGGGAGTCACTGGGAGACTccacttcagaagaagaagaaggagggacTGAAAGTGAGAAATCTCTGGAGGAGAAGCGGAAGCTGTTGACTTCAAA CAACACAATGTATTACTCGTTCACCGAAGCACAGAATGAAGGAGCTGGAGCTCTGCAACCTAAAGAAGCTTATCCCTATTCTGATGGAGAGCTGGCTCCTCTACAGAG CCTTCCTCCAAACTGCCCATCAGCCCCCAAAAGTGACTCTGAGTTGGAGATGCGAAATCCTGAAATGCCACTTTGCTCTGAATCACACATGCAGTGGTCATGGGGAAGGTTGCCTGAG GTGAGCAAATCTGACAGAGTAGAAGCAGCAAAGTCTGCCGCAAGTGTCTCCATGACAGCAGCCATTACTCCAGCAGCAACCATTCCTGTAGGTGAGATGACTCACTTTGCTGCCATTACACCAGACTCAGAAAGTGACCTCGGCATGGAAGACTCTGATGAAGCATTGTGTTCTCCAGCTGCTCCTGTAGTTAGGCCGACACCTGTCTTTCCTTCTGGAAATGGCCTCCCAGTGAGTGAAGAGACCCGTTCTTCCATTCAACCCACTGGCAGTGCTCTACAAACCACTCCCAGCCTTTCAAGTGATATGCAAGTCCTAGCAACTGCTGCAGAGAATGAAGGAATAGCATCCGTTGAGGAGATTATTGAACCAGTTGTGGATGTGGAAGTGCCATCCTCAAGGAAAGCTAGTTTGACAAACCCGGAGCCCTGCAGCAGCCCAGAGTTGAaacaggagaagagaaggg GTTCCATGAGGAGAAGCTCTCATCTGGGACCCACAGATATTTACTTGGAGGATCTCTCAAACCTGGATGCAGAGCAAATAGCACTTTATTTCCCTAAAAG ATATTATAACTGGGCAGTTGCAGCCCCTATGCTCCTCTCCTTACAAGCTTTCCAAAAGGACCTTCCCAAG AGTACTGTCGACAGGCTCATGAAGGAAAAGATGCCCAAGAAGGGTGGCAGATGGTGGTTTTCCTGGCGGCGAAGAGAGCTTTCACATGAGGAG CATGAATCCACCGCACAGAAATCTAGTAGAGCTAATTCCTCACTGCGGAG AAGAGATGATGGTTCATCCAGTGATGACGACTCTATATCCTCAGGCCGAGGGGAGAGACCCGTACCAGATGCTCTCACACAGAAGTTTCTTCCAACCTACAAGAAATCCCTAAGGCTCTCTTCAGATCAAATT AAAAGTCTCAACCTGAGAGACGGTGTCAATGAGGTAGCGTTCAGCGTGACCACTCAGTACCAGGGCACATGTCGTTGTGAAGCCAACATCTATCTATGGAACTGGGATGACAAGGTGGTGATCTCTGATATTGATGGAACTATCACCAG GTCTGATGCTCTAGGGCATATCTTGCCACACCTTGGGAAAGACTGGACCCACCAAGGCATTGCAAAGCTCTTCCACAAAATCCACTT GAATGGATACAAGTTTCTTTACTGTTCAGCCAGATCCATTGGCATGGCACATATCACCAAAGGATACCTGACATGTGTCAATGACCAGGGTTGTGTGCTCCCCAAAGGTCCCATACTGTTGGCACCCAGCAGTCTCATCTCAGCCTTTCATAG GGAAGTGATTGAGAAGAAGCCAGAGGTGTTCAAAATTGCTTGTTTGACTGACATCCGGAACCTCTTTGGCCGCAACAAGCAGCCTTTCCATGCTGCTTTTGGGAACAGACCAaat gaTGTCCATGCCTACAAAGAAGTGGCGTTACCAGAAACTCGTATATTCACTGTGAACCCCAAGGGGGAATTGACACAGGAGCACATAAAAATCCACAAGTCAAC aTATGACCGACTGAGTGAGGTGGTAGAGCTCCTCTTTCCACCTATTGGCAAGGATGTGAGCGTTTCATTGGCTTCCCCAGAATTCAGCCAGTTCTCTTACTGGAGATCTCCATTGGCCACTGTTGACTTTGAAGATTTTGCCTTGTGA
- the LPIN3 gene encoding phosphatidate phosphatase LPIN3 isoform X1 — protein MNYVGQLAETVLGTVKELYKGLNPATLTGCIDVIVVRQPDGSLLCSPFHVRFGKLRVLHSSEKVVDIEINGEPVNLHMKLGDNGEAFFVQESEEHKESIPTSMCTSPIPLEKNAEPVSRSSSLHGNPEVLGSETALRKKRWRKKKPKKRESLGDSTSEEEEGGTESEKSLEEKRKLLTSNNTMYYSFTEAQNEGAGALQPKEAYPYSDGELAPLQSLPPNCPSAPKSDSELEMRNPEMPLCSESHMQWSWGRLPEVSKSDRVEAAKSAASVSMTAAITPAATIPVGEMTHFAAITPDSESDLGMEDSDEALCSPAAPVVRPTPVFPSGNGLPVSEETRSSIQPTGSALQTTPSLSSDMQVLATAAENEGIASVEEIIEPVVDVEVPSSRKASLTNPEPCSSPELKQEKRRGSMRRSSHLGPTDIYLEDLSNLDAEQIALYFPKSDAELSGQVQSDPGSFSSEHCAAATTVDNSADSLSEPSESSRVPHMLLSVCGGLGDDGELSHAEKFTKHIVSYQEFVDNTAILEDPNLVIQIHKKYYNWAVAAPMLLSLQAFQKDLPKSTVDRLMKEKMPKKGGRWWFSWRRRELSHEEHESTAQKSSRANSSLRRRDDGSSSDDDSISSGRGERPVPDALTQKFLPTYKKSLRLSSDQIKSLNLRDGVNEVAFSVTTQYQGTCRCEANIYLWNWDDKVVISDIDGTITRSDALGHILPHLGKDWTHQGIAKLFHKIHLNGYKFLYCSARSIGMAHITKGYLTCVNDQGCVLPKGPILLAPSSLISAFHREVIEKKPEVFKIACLTDIRNLFGRNKQPFHAAFGNRPNDVHAYKEVALPETRIFTVNPKGELTQEHIKIHKSTYDRLSEVVELLFPPIGKDVSVSLASPEFSQFSYWRSPLATVDFEDFAL, from the exons ATGAACTATGTGGGGCAGCTCGCTGAAACGGTGTTAGGCACTGTGAAGGAGTTGTATAAGGGCCTGAACCCAGCCACCCTGACAGGCTGCATTGATGTCATTGTGGTGAGGCAACCAGATGGCTCCTTACTCTGTTCACCTTTCCATGTGCGCTTTGGGAAGCTACGTGTTCTGCATTCCAGTGAGAAAGTG GttgacattgaaattaatggcgaGCCAGTCAATCTGCATATGAAGCTGGGTGACAATGGAGAAGCCTTTTTTGTCCAGGAGTCAGAGGAACACAAG GAGAGCATCCCCACTTCCATGTGCACATCTCCCATCCCACTGGAGAAAAATGCAGAGCCTGTGTCCAGATCGTCCAGCTTGCATGGAAACCCTGAAGTCTTGGGCTCAGAAACAGCCCTTCGCAAGAAAAGGTGGCGCAAGAAGAAACCAAAGAAGAGGGAGTCACTGGGAGACTccacttcagaagaagaagaaggagggacTGAAAGTGAGAAATCTCTGGAGGAGAAGCGGAAGCTGTTGACTTCAAA CAACACAATGTATTACTCGTTCACCGAAGCACAGAATGAAGGAGCTGGAGCTCTGCAACCTAAAGAAGCTTATCCCTATTCTGATGGAGAGCTGGCTCCTCTACAGAG CCTTCCTCCAAACTGCCCATCAGCCCCCAAAAGTGACTCTGAGTTGGAGATGCGAAATCCTGAAATGCCACTTTGCTCTGAATCACACATGCAGTGGTCATGGGGAAGGTTGCCTGAG GTGAGCAAATCTGACAGAGTAGAAGCAGCAAAGTCTGCCGCAAGTGTCTCCATGACAGCAGCCATTACTCCAGCAGCAACCATTCCTGTAGGTGAGATGACTCACTTTGCTGCCATTACACCAGACTCAGAAAGTGACCTCGGCATGGAAGACTCTGATGAAGCATTGTGTTCTCCAGCTGCTCCTGTAGTTAGGCCGACACCTGTCTTTCCTTCTGGAAATGGCCTCCCAGTGAGTGAAGAGACCCGTTCTTCCATTCAACCCACTGGCAGTGCTCTACAAACCACTCCCAGCCTTTCAAGTGATATGCAAGTCCTAGCAACTGCTGCAGAGAATGAAGGAATAGCATCCGTTGAGGAGATTATTGAACCAGTTGTGGATGTGGAAGTGCCATCCTCAAGGAAAGCTAGTTTGACAAACCCGGAGCCCTGCAGCAGCCCAGAGTTGAaacaggagaagagaaggg GTTCCATGAGGAGAAGCTCTCATCTGGGACCCACAGATATTTACTTGGAGGATCTCTCAAACCTGGATGCAGAGCAAATAGCACTTTATTTCCCTAAAAG TGATGCTGAGCTGAGTGGCCAAGTACAATCTGACCCTGGCAGCTTCTCCTCTGAGCAttgtgctgctgctactactgttgACAACAGCGCAGATAGTCTCTCGGAGCCTTCAGAAAGCAGCCGGGTGCCTCACATGCTCCTGTCTGTCTGTGGAGGTCTTGGGGATGATGGGGAATTATCTCATG CTGAGAAGTTCACGAAGCACATAGTTTCCTACCAAGAGTTTGTGGACAACACAGCAATACTCGAGGACCCAAATTTGGTGATCCAGATCCACAAGAA ATATTATAACTGGGCAGTTGCAGCCCCTATGCTCCTCTCCTTACAAGCTTTCCAAAAGGACCTTCCCAAG AGTACTGTCGACAGGCTCATGAAGGAAAAGATGCCCAAGAAGGGTGGCAGATGGTGGTTTTCCTGGCGGCGAAGAGAGCTTTCACATGAGGAG CATGAATCCACCGCACAGAAATCTAGTAGAGCTAATTCCTCACTGCGGAG AAGAGATGATGGTTCATCCAGTGATGACGACTCTATATCCTCAGGCCGAGGGGAGAGACCCGTACCAGATGCTCTCACACAGAAGTTTCTTCCAACCTACAAGAAATCCCTAAGGCTCTCTTCAGATCAAATT AAAAGTCTCAACCTGAGAGACGGTGTCAATGAGGTAGCGTTCAGCGTGACCACTCAGTACCAGGGCACATGTCGTTGTGAAGCCAACATCTATCTATGGAACTGGGATGACAAGGTGGTGATCTCTGATATTGATGGAACTATCACCAG GTCTGATGCTCTAGGGCATATCTTGCCACACCTTGGGAAAGACTGGACCCACCAAGGCATTGCAAAGCTCTTCCACAAAATCCACTT GAATGGATACAAGTTTCTTTACTGTTCAGCCAGATCCATTGGCATGGCACATATCACCAAAGGATACCTGACATGTGTCAATGACCAGGGTTGTGTGCTCCCCAAAGGTCCCATACTGTTGGCACCCAGCAGTCTCATCTCAGCCTTTCATAG GGAAGTGATTGAGAAGAAGCCAGAGGTGTTCAAAATTGCTTGTTTGACTGACATCCGGAACCTCTTTGGCCGCAACAAGCAGCCTTTCCATGCTGCTTTTGGGAACAGACCAaat gaTGTCCATGCCTACAAAGAAGTGGCGTTACCAGAAACTCGTATATTCACTGTGAACCCCAAGGGGGAATTGACACAGGAGCACATAAAAATCCACAAGTCAAC aTATGACCGACTGAGTGAGGTGGTAGAGCTCCTCTTTCCACCTATTGGCAAGGATGTGAGCGTTTCATTGGCTTCCCCAGAATTCAGCCAGTTCTCTTACTGGAGATCTCCATTGGCCACTGTTGACTTTGAAGATTTTGCCTTGTGA